In a single window of the Gemmatimonadota bacterium genome:
- a CDS encoding isocitrate/isopropylmalate family dehydrogenase, with the protein MAYDVTLIPGDGIGPEIADATIKVLAATGIEFHWDRQLGGMAAVDATGDPLPPATLESIRRTRLALKGPLTTPVGEGFRSVNVALRKEFELFANVRPAKVIIPGGRFEHVDIVLVRENLQGLYIGQERWVEVDGDPHGQAESVAVVTRAASERVIRYAFEYALSHGRKKVSLVHKANILKFTSGLFLQVGREIAKEYEGRVSMNELIVDNCAMQLVMKPEQFDVIVTTNLFGDILSDEISGLVGGLGLAPGGNIGEHAAIFEAVHGSAPDIAGQGIANPSALILAAAMMLDHIGEVKAGDRVRRAIIATIVADRVRTRDLGGTASTREFGDAVAHRVA; encoded by the coding sequence ATGGCCTACGACGTCACGCTCATTCCCGGCGACGGGATCGGTCCCGAAATCGCTGATGCCACGATCAAGGTGCTTGCGGCGACGGGGATCGAGTTCCACTGGGATCGGCAGCTCGGCGGAATGGCCGCCGTCGATGCCACCGGCGACCCACTGCCGCCGGCCACGCTCGAGAGCATTCGCCGGACGCGCCTCGCGCTCAAGGGGCCGCTGACGACGCCCGTGGGCGAGGGCTTCCGCTCGGTGAACGTCGCGCTGCGCAAGGAGTTCGAGCTCTTCGCCAACGTGCGCCCTGCCAAGGTGATCATCCCGGGCGGACGCTTCGAGCACGTCGACATCGTGCTGGTGCGCGAGAATCTGCAAGGTCTCTACATCGGGCAGGAGCGGTGGGTGGAGGTCGACGGCGACCCGCATGGTCAGGCGGAGTCTGTGGCCGTCGTCACGCGCGCGGCTTCCGAACGCGTGATCCGCTATGCCTTCGAGTATGCGCTCTCGCACGGTCGCAAGAAGGTGAGCCTGGTCCACAAGGCCAACATCCTGAAGTTCACGTCGGGGCTCTTCCTGCAGGTCGGGCGCGAGATTGCGAAGGAGTACGAAGGTCGCGTGTCGATGAACGAACTCATCGTCGACAATTGCGCGATGCAGCTGGTGATGAAGCCGGAACAATTCGATGTGATTGTCACCACGAATCTCTTCGGCGACATTCTCAGCGACGAGATTTCCGGTCTTGTTGGCGGGCTCGGGCTCGCACCAGGCGGCAACATCGGCGAGCACGCGGCGATCTTCGAGGCGGTGCACGGATCGGCCCCGGATATTGCGGGGCAGGGAATCGCCAATCCGTCGGCGCTGATCCTCGCGGCGGCGATGATGCTCGACCATATCGGCGAAGTGAAGGCCGGTGACCGAGTGCGGCGCGCGATCATTGCCACGATTGTGGCCGATCGCGTGCGCACTCGTGACCTCGGGGGCACAGCTTCCACGCGGGAATTCGGTGATGCCGTCGCCCACCGGGTGGCGTGA
- a CDS encoding SDR family NAD(P)-dependent oxidoreductase has product MPFSSGSDLPWAAAPATSRASPALQTEPKPAPVAADWSGRVAVVTGGATGLGRAVATEFGRLGCKVAFCWVELPGREVEATALLTETTLAAMGVEAYSARCDVRDPASVERFFAEVIRKFGTVHYLVNNAGIAHDGALWRLTPASWAEVLETNVSGAFHCLSAVTPHFRTQHWGKVVNVSAHQAGRPGFGVANYAASKAALEGLTRAAAVDLGPSNVNVNAVAPGFVHSERLDQLPKDVIDRARKRAVLGRLAEPEDVANVITFLCSDAARHITGQTIVVDGGLSLE; this is encoded by the coding sequence ATGCCATTCTCGTCTGGAAGCGACCTGCCGTGGGCTGCCGCACCCGCCACCTCGCGGGCGAGCCCCGCGCTGCAAACCGAGCCAAAGCCGGCCCCGGTGGCGGCCGACTGGTCGGGTCGGGTGGCCGTGGTGACGGGCGGGGCGACCGGACTCGGCCGCGCCGTCGCCACGGAGTTCGGCCGTCTCGGCTGCAAGGTCGCCTTCTGCTGGGTCGAGTTGCCCGGGCGCGAGGTCGAGGCGACGGCACTGCTGACTGAGACCACGCTTGCGGCAATGGGGGTCGAGGCCTACTCGGCGCGCTGTGATGTCCGTGATCCCGCGAGCGTCGAACGCTTCTTTGCCGAAGTGATCCGGAAGTTCGGGACGGTGCACTACCTCGTCAACAACGCGGGAATTGCGCACGATGGAGCGCTTTGGCGCCTGACCCCGGCTTCGTGGGCCGAGGTGCTGGAGACCAATGTGAGCGGTGCGTTCCATTGTCTTTCCGCTGTGACGCCGCATTTCCGCACGCAGCACTGGGGCAAGGTCGTGAATGTCAGCGCGCATCAGGCGGGGCGCCCCGGGTTCGGTGTGGCCAATTACGCGGCGAGCAAGGCGGCGCTCGAGGGACTCACTCGTGCTGCGGCCGTCGACCTCGGTCCATCGAATGTGAATGTCAACGCGGTGGCACCCGGGTTCGTGCACTCCGAGCGACTCGACCAGCTCCCGAAGGACGTGATTGACCGGGCCCGCAAGCGCGCCGTACTCGGGCGACTGGCCGAGCCCGAGGACGTGGCCAACGTTATCACGTTCCTCTGTTCCGATGCGGCACGGCACATCACGGGACAGACGATCGTCGTGGACGGGGGGCTCTCGCTCGAATAG